A region from the Vicinamibacterales bacterium genome encodes:
- the der gene encoding ribosome biogenesis GTPase Der, translating to MTRPGRLPTVVLVGRPNVGKSTLFNRITDTRRAIVAPVAGTTRDTIAQPATWQGAAFSVVDTGGMFGASADPLHALVVEQGRKAIESADLVVFVVDGRDGLVSGDEEIAGALRATSAPVVVAVNKTDDRRAHGRSVEFYTLGFEPVVEIAAEHGQGVGDLLDEIVARFPEGRRHGSEPAAEPETKVAIVGRPNVGKSSLVNRLLREERSIVSAMPGTTRDTVDSILKWHKRTFRILDTAGIRRAGRVARGGDVETLSVLIARRAIAQADVAVLVVDAVEGATDQDATIAGAAEKTGCGVIVAVNKWDLMKGRGPDFSKGFDDKLRQQLKFLDYAQILHISALTGERTPKLLEAIDKVAAARLRRISTGELNRFVQAVTAAHPPASPGRREVRILYAAQVGVAPPEFVFFTNVATTFHFSYERFLKNQLRESFGLEGTPIRIQVRKRSR from the coding sequence ATGACGCGGCCGGGCCGACTTCCAACGGTCGTGCTGGTGGGCCGCCCCAACGTCGGGAAGTCCACGCTGTTCAACCGGATCACCGATACGCGCCGCGCGATCGTCGCGCCGGTGGCGGGGACGACGCGCGACACGATCGCGCAGCCGGCGACCTGGCAGGGAGCGGCGTTCTCCGTCGTCGACACCGGCGGGATGTTCGGCGCCAGCGCCGATCCGCTCCACGCGCTCGTCGTCGAACAGGGGCGCAAAGCTATTGAGTCGGCGGACCTTGTCGTCTTCGTCGTCGACGGCCGCGACGGGCTGGTGTCGGGGGACGAGGAGATCGCGGGCGCGCTGCGCGCGACGAGCGCGCCGGTGGTGGTCGCCGTCAACAAGACCGACGATCGCCGCGCGCACGGCCGCTCGGTCGAGTTCTACACGCTTGGCTTCGAGCCGGTGGTCGAGATTGCCGCCGAGCACGGCCAGGGCGTCGGCGATCTGCTCGACGAGATCGTCGCCCGGTTTCCCGAGGGGCGCCGCCACGGATCCGAGCCGGCGGCGGAGCCCGAGACGAAGGTCGCCATCGTGGGGCGGCCGAACGTCGGCAAGTCGTCTCTCGTCAATCGCTTACTGCGCGAGGAGCGGTCGATCGTCAGCGCCATGCCGGGGACGACGCGCGACACCGTCGATTCGATCCTGAAGTGGCACAAGCGGACGTTTCGCATCCTCGACACTGCCGGGATCCGGCGGGCCGGCCGGGTCGCCCGCGGCGGCGACGTCGAGACGCTGAGCGTGCTGATCGCCAGGCGCGCCATCGCGCAAGCGGATGTGGCGGTTCTGGTGGTGGATGCGGTCGAGGGCGCGACCGACCAGGACGCGACGATTGCGGGTGCGGCGGAGAAGACCGGCTGCGGCGTGATCGTGGCGGTGAACAAGTGGGACCTGATGAAGGGGCGCGGTCCGGACTTCTCGAAGGGCTTCGACGACAAGCTGCGGCAGCAATTGAAGTTCCTGGACTACGCGCAGATCCTGCACATCTCCGCGCTCACCGGCGAGCGCACGCCGAAACTGCTGGAGGCGATCGACAAGGTGGCGGCCGCCCGGCTGCGGCGGATTTCGACCGGCGAGCTCAATCGGTTCGTGCAGGCGGTCACGGCGGCGCATCCGCCCGCGAGCCCGGGTCGGCGGGAGGTTCGCATTCTCTACGCCGCGCAGGTGGGCGTCGCGCCGCCGGAGTTCGTGTTCTTCACCAACGTCGCGACGACGTTCCACTTCTCGTACGAGCGCTTCCTGAAGAACCAGCTGCGCGAGTCCTTCGGCCTGGAAGGCACGCCCATCCGGATCCAGGTCCGCAAGCGCTCCCGCTGA
- a CDS encoding HU family DNA-binding protein produces MIKVDIVNEVSRVADITKVKAEVAVDAVFEAMRISMQRGERIELRGFGVFQVKPRKRGIGRNPRTGKEVRIPPGRTIRFKPGKDLQNIGG; encoded by the coding sequence ATGATCAAGGTCGACATCGTCAACGAGGTGTCGCGCGTTGCCGACATCACCAAGGTCAAGGCCGAGGTGGCTGTCGACGCGGTGTTCGAGGCGATGCGGATCTCCATGCAGCGCGGCGAGCGCATCGAGCTGCGGGGCTTCGGGGTGTTTCAGGTGAAGCCGCGGAAGCGCGGAATCGGCCGCAATCCCCGTACAGGTAAGGAAGTTCGCATTCCTCCCGGCCGCACCATCCGCTTCAAGCCCGGCAAGGACCTCCAGAATATCGGAGGTTGA
- a CDS encoding site-2 protease family protein produces the protein MHILLFLATVVTTTAVGADHYLSFTSQFGTRDVAVSWDLLWPALAYSAAVLSILGAHEMGHYLACRWYQVDATLPYFLPFISLSGTMGAVIKIREAFPTRAALFDIAVAGPIGGFVVLVPLLFWGMGLSNVIPVPADMNGWSLGEPLLFRLAAWLQFGQIADGYSVNIHPIVFAAWFGMLATAWNLLPFGQLDGGHITYATLGDRASFFSYATVAAAVAMCFVSYSWIAMTVMMIAMLFLLGPRHPRVIDEHEPLSGARFALAVFALVMFIICFTPTPIDPL, from the coding sequence GTGCACATCCTCCTCTTCCTGGCCACGGTCGTGACCACGACGGCGGTCGGCGCCGACCATTATCTCTCGTTCACGTCGCAGTTCGGGACGCGCGACGTGGCCGTGAGCTGGGATCTTCTGTGGCCGGCGCTCGCCTACAGCGCGGCGGTGCTCTCGATCCTCGGCGCCCACGAGATGGGCCACTACCTCGCGTGCCGCTGGTACCAGGTCGACGCGACCCTTCCCTACTTCCTGCCGTTCATCTCTCTCTCGGGGACGATGGGGGCGGTGATCAAGATCCGCGAGGCCTTCCCGACGCGCGCGGCGCTGTTCGACATTGCCGTGGCCGGCCCGATCGGCGGCTTCGTCGTGCTCGTGCCGCTGCTGTTCTGGGGCATGGGCCTGTCGAACGTCATCCCGGTGCCCGCCGACATGAACGGCTGGTCGCTGGGCGAGCCGCTGCTCTTCCGGCTGGCGGCGTGGCTGCAGTTCGGCCAGATCGCGGACGGCTACTCGGTCAACATCCACCCGATCGTGTTCGCCGCCTGGTTCGGCATGCTGGCGACGGCGTGGAACCTGCTGCCGTTCGGCCAGCTCGATGGCGGGCACATCACCTACGCCACGCTGGGGGACCGCGCGAGCTTCTTCTCGTACGCCACCGTCGCCGCCGCGGTGGCGATGTGCTTCGTGTCCTACAGCTGGATCGCGATGACGGTGATGATGATCGCGATGCTGTTCCTGCTCGGCCCGCGCCATCCGCGGGTCATCGACGAGCACGAGCCGCTCAGCGGGGCGCGCTTCGCGCTGGCGGTGTTCGCGCTGGTGATGTTCATCATCTGCTTCACGCCCACGCCGATCGATCCGCTATAA